AAACTAGTTAGAAGTATTTATTATATGCTTAAAAATAATTCATCCTATAATCCTATTGAATTATCTCAATCTTCTAAAAAAATGGTGTTTTTAAAGGATGATAGTAATAATCAATAATAATAATTAAGCGTTTACAATTAACAAAACAACTAAATAATTCTAATTTTTGCACCATGTGCATAATATTTGTTTTACTCTTTTTTCTATCTGTATTATTCTGAATTCTTGTTATTTTTCATCTTTGTTAATTTTCATTGTTTTTTTATTTCCCTCTTGACTTATTACCGGAGACTATTTTATAATACACTATTATATTAAATTCTTTTATTCCTATTTGTAAAAAATATTATGTATAATTTAATAAAAATAGGAGTTGATATAATGAAAGATATATATATTTCAGGTATTATAGTAGCTATCAATACTGGAGATTTAGATTTTAAAAAACAAATCGAAGAGTTAAAACTATTATGTAATAATATAGGCATTAAAATTCAATTAGAAATAATTCAAAAAAGAAATGACTATGATAAAAAATTTTATGTTGGAAAGGGAAAATTTAGAGATCTTTTAGAAGTAATTCAAACATATAATATTGATGTAGTTGTTTTTAATGATGCTTTATCTAATTCCCAAAGAAGAAATATAGAAAAGTTTTTAGGAGATATTAAAATTATTGATAGAAATGAGGTTATTTTAGAAATTTTTAAAAGAAACGCTAGAACAGCTGAAGCAAAATTACAAGTTGAATTAGCTACTTTAACATATGAATTACCAAAGTTAATTGGAATGGGTAAAGATCTATCGAGAATAGGTGGTGGGGCTAGGGGTTCTGGAACTGGAACAAGAGGTTCTGGTGAAACTATACTTGAATATAAAAGAAGAAATATAAAAGATAGAATTAATCATCTAAAAAAAGAATTAAAGGAATTAGAAAAAGTAAGAAAAAATAAAAATAAAAAAAGAAATGATTCTTATATAACTCAAATATCTATTTTAGGATATACAAGTGCTGGGAAATCTACTTTACTAAAAGGATTGACAAATGATGATAATATTTTGATTTCAGAAAAGTTATTTTCTACTTTATCAACTATTGCAAGAAAAGTCCATTTTCCATCAGGACTGCCTTCCATATTTTCTGACACTGTAGG
Above is a window of Marinitoga sp. 38H-ov DNA encoding:
- the hflX gene encoding GTPase HflX — protein: MKDIYISGIIVAINTGDLDFKKQIEELKLLCNNIGIKIQLEIIQKRNDYDKKFYVGKGKFRDLLEVIQTYNIDVVVFNDALSNSQRRNIEKFLGDIKIIDRNEVILEIFKRNARTAEAKLQVELATLTYELPKLIGMGKDLSRIGGGARGSGTGTRGSGETILEYKRRNIKDRINHLKKELKELEKVRKNKNKKRNDSYITQISILGYTSAGKSTLLKGLTNDDNILISEKLFSTLSTIARKVHFPSGLPSIFSDTVGFIRKLPIELIESFKSTLDEINYADAIIELIDISEETFDDKLKIVDKTINNILIDDIPKFLVFNKIDKLNFDQIQHIKTLYPNAIFVSAKSKESIHEFLLELEKKLIEFNIIKSEKFFFEYKDLWKLEKIKNNIGIKSKIKVKNGYVIEILSKENFLNKIKNEMP